One genomic segment of Hordeum vulgare subsp. vulgare chromosome 2H, MorexV3_pseudomolecules_assembly, whole genome shotgun sequence includes these proteins:
- the LOC123429411 gene encoding GRAS family protein RAM1-like — translation MCSRMGTLSCAADMTSGTKLQHHQPAAPTSPTASFSESNIVASSADPDAIDALAGLQALRFDGDIDGEIQSPDLAMWESLFADQIGAGAASSADFLMSSPRRDFSPLRDFMASSPKRDYMVSSPKRDYMMSSPKRDYMVSSPKREMVGSPRRTFSNLYNNSTSQQSYMHGTLHGMDTGSPNNLVSYGGKGKSSQSPLHKGFVNNAHSNSSKSNLSCTSSYVNSSENLPLPSMNSSFLEDGYLAYQLPPEKDSGGSSSAGTSATQLPTLSECLAMPEPVYGARDEAAVGRGIPSGGLQPDHLYYPSQFGAADVLPLQHQMAKPDQWADSSSLHSMLGSVIQSDQVEQEQDSGLQLVHLLLACADFVSKGDQPSALRHLHLLRRVASPLGDSMQRVASYFADALATRLSVSSGTAISPRGAGAPYPFPPSADTLKIYQILYQACPYIKFAHFTANQAIFEAFHGEDRVHVVDLDILQGYQWPAFLQALAARPGGPPTLRLTGVGHPATAVRETGRHLASLAASLRVPFEFHAAVADKLERLRPAALQRRVGEALAVNAVNRLHRVPGTHLGPLLSMIRDQAPKIMTLVEQEAGHNGPYFLGRFLEALHYYSAIFDSLDATFPADSAPRMKVEQCLLAPEIRNVVACEGAERVARHERLDRWRRIMEDRGFEAVPLSPAAVGQSQVLLGLYGAGDGYRLNEDNGCLLLGWQDRAIIGASAWRC, via the exons ATGTGCTCACGCATGGGGACGCTAAGCTGCGCTGCTGACATGACCTCCGGCACGAAGCTACAGCACCACCAGCCAGCAGCGCCAACATCGCCCACCGCCTCCTTCTCGGAGTCGAACATCGTCGCCTCGTCCGCCGACCCCGACGCCATCGACGCCCTAGCGGGCCTGCAAGCGCTGAGGTTCGATGGAGACATCGACGGCGAGATCCAGTCCCCGGACCTCGCCATGTGGGAGTCGCTCTTCGCCGACCAGATCGGTGCCGGCGCCGCCTCGAGCGCCGACTTCTTGATGTCCTCCCCAAGGAGGGACTTCAGCCCTCTGAGGGACTTCATGGCGTCTTCTCCCAAGAGAGACTACATGGTGTCTTCCCCCAAGAGGGACTACATGATGTCTTCACCCAAGCGAGACTACATGGTGTCCTCCCCTAAGAGAGAGATGGTCGGCTCCCCAAGGAGAACCTTCTCCAACCTctacaacaacagcaccagccaACAGAGCTACATGCATGGCACCTTGCACGGCATGGACACGGGGAGCCCCAACAATCTCGTCAGCTATGGTGGCAAGGGGAAGTCGTCACAGAGCCCGCTCCACAAGGGGTTCGTCAACAACGcccacagcaacagcagcaaaagcAACCTTTCGTGCACCTCGTCCTACGTTAACAGCAGCGAGAACCTTCCTCTCCCATCCATGAACTCCTCCTTCCTGGAGGACGGGTACCTGGCGTACCAGCTGCCGCCAGAGAAGGACAGCGGCGGCAGCTCCTCTGCCGGCACCAGTGCCACGCAGCTGCCGACGCTGTCCGAGTGCCTGGCGATGCCGGAGCCAGTATACGGAGCCAGGGACGAGGCGGCGGTCGGCAGAGGGATTCCGTCGGGAGGTTTGCAGCCTGATCACCTCTACTACCCCAGCCAGTTCGGAGCTGCAGATGTCTTGCCGTTGCAGCACCAAATGGCAAAGCCTGACCAGTGGGCGGATTCTTCCTCCTTGCACAGCATGCTGGGGTCAGTAATACAGTCAGATCAGGTTGAGCAG GAACAGGACAGCGGTCTTCAGCTGGTGCACCTGCTGCTGGCGTGCGCCGACTTCGTGTCCAAGGGCGACCAGCCCTCCGCCCtccgccacctccacctcctccggcgcgtcgccTCGCCGCTCGGTGACTCCATGCAGCGCGTCGCCTCCTACTTCGCCGACGCGCTCGCCACTCGCCTCTCGGTCTCCTCCGGCACCGCCATCTCCCCGCGCGGCGCGGGTGCTCCTTACCCCTTCCCGCCGTCGGCTGATACCCTGAAGATTTACCAGATCCTCTACCAGGCATGCCCTTACATCAAGTTCGCTCACTTCACGGCCAACCAGGCCATCTTCGAGGCCTTCCACGGCGAGGACCGCGTCCACGTCGTCGACCTGGACATCCTCCAGGGCTACCAGTGGCCGGCTTTCCTCCAGGCGCTCGCGGCGCGGCCGGGTGGCCCGCCGACGCTAAGGCTGACGGGGGTGGGCCACCCGGCCACGGCTGTAAGGGAGACCGGGCGGCACCTTGCCTCCCTCGCCGCGTCGCTGCGTGTGCCGTTCGAGTTCCATGCCGCCGTGGCAGACAAGCTGGAGAGGCTGCGCCCCGCCGCTTTGCAGCGCCGCGTCGGGGAGGCGCTGGCCGTGAACGCAGTGAACCGCCTGCACCGCGTCCCCGGCACTCACCTCGGCCCGCTGCTGTCTATGATCCGCGACCAGGCTCCCAAGATTATGACGCTCGTTGAGCAGGAGGCTGGTCACAACGGCCCATACTTCTTGGGCAG GTTCCTGGAGGCACTCCATTACTACTCGGCGATCTTCGACTCGCTCGACGCGACATTCCCGGCAGACTCGGCACCACGGATGAAGGTGGAGCAATGCCTCTTGGCTCCTGAGATCCGCAACGTGGTGGCATGCGAGGGCGCCGAGCGGGTGGCACGTCACGAGCGGCTGGACCGGTGGCGCCGCATCATGGAGGACCGTGGATTCGAGGCCGTGCCGCTAAGCCCGGCGGCCGTCGGCCAGAGCCAGGTCCTGCTAGGGCTTTACGGCGCGGGTGACGGGTACCGGCTCAACGAGGACAATGGGTGCCTCCTCCTCGGCTGGCAGGATCGCGCCATCATCGGCGCCTCAGCGTGGCGGTGCTAA